In a genomic window of Zerene cesonia ecotype Mississippi chromosome Z, Zerene_cesonia_1.1, whole genome shotgun sequence:
- the LOC119835757 gene encoding tubulin polymerization-promoting protein homolog, translating to MGEEEAATLEGQFYEFSRLQDNKRDGTTITLYRSDYWMRQAKILEDRKLTMTDTGILFNKFCKSELNWDEWNEFLTELCQLKGIDEEKCRETLTNCGLPGQTPVVVPQYRDFFLTYKPKEKLPF from the exons ATGGGTGAAGAAGAAGCTGCGACTCTCGAAGGCCAGTTCTATGAATTTTCCAGATTACAAGATAACAAACGAGATGGGACTACAATAACACTGTATCGTTCAGATTATTGGATGCGGCAAGCAAAAATATTGGAGGATAGAAAGTTAACCATGACGGACACGgggatattatttaacaaattttg TAAGTCAGAATTGAATTGGGATGAATGGAATGAATTTCTTACTGAACTTTGTCAACTTAAGGGTATAGATGAAGAAAAGTGTCGAGAGACATTAACGAATTGTGGACTTCCTGGACAAACACCTGTTGTGGTGCCTCAATATAGAGACTTCTTTTTAACTTATAAGCCTAAAGAAAAACTACCATTTTAA